A single window of Inmirania thermothiophila DNA harbors:
- a CDS encoding phosphoribosylaminoimidazolesuccinocarboxamide synthase, with product MGEDVLFESRIESLPLVARGKVRDIYAVDEAHWLIVATDRLSAFDVVLPTPIPGKGRILTALSGFWFHRTAHLVPNHLTGIAPEDVVSGGDERAQVRGRAVVVRRLRPLPVEAIVRGYLAGSGWKEYQREGTVCGIPLPPGLRQAERLPEPIFTPSTKAAVGEHDENIPFARAAALLGEEVAERVRALSLAIYREARDYAAGRGILIADTKFEFGLDEEGRIHLIDEVLTPDSSRFWPADRYAPGQSPPSFDKQYVRDWLESLDWDKRPPGPALPAEVVAQTAARYREALLRLTGAAA from the coding sequence ATGGGCGAGGACGTCCTCTTCGAGAGCCGGATCGAGAGCCTGCCGCTGGTGGCCCGCGGCAAGGTGCGCGACATCTACGCCGTCGACGAGGCGCACTGGCTGATCGTCGCCACCGACCGCCTCTCGGCCTTCGACGTCGTGCTGCCGACCCCGATCCCGGGCAAGGGCCGCATCCTCACCGCCCTTTCCGGGTTCTGGTTCCACCGCACCGCCCACCTCGTACCCAACCACCTCACCGGTATCGCCCCCGAGGATGTGGTCTCCGGCGGGGACGAGCGCGCTCAGGTGCGCGGCCGCGCGGTGGTGGTGCGCCGGCTGCGCCCGCTGCCCGTCGAGGCCATCGTGCGCGGCTACCTCGCCGGCTCCGGCTGGAAGGAGTACCAGCGCGAGGGCACCGTCTGCGGCATCCCGCTGCCGCCCGGCCTGCGCCAGGCCGAGCGCCTGCCCGAGCCCATCTTCACGCCCTCCACCAAGGCCGCGGTGGGCGAGCACGACGAGAACATCCCCTTCGCGCGGGCGGCGGCGCTGCTCGGCGAGGAGGTGGCCGAGCGCGTGCGCGCGCTCAGCCTCGCCATCTACCGCGAGGCCCGCGACTACGCCGCCGGGCGCGGGATCCTCATCGCCGACACCAAGTTCGAGTTCGGCCTCGACGAGGAGGGACGCATCCACCTCATCGACGAGGTCCTCACCCCGGACTCGTCGCGCTTCTGGCCCGCCGACCGCTACGCCCCGGGGCAGAGCCCGCCGAGCTTCGACAAGCAGTACGTGCGCGACTGGCTGGAGAGCCTCGACTGGGACAAGCGTCCGCCGGGACCGGCGTTGCCTGCGGAGGTGGTGGCGCAGACCGCGGCGCGGTACCGCGAGGCGCTGCTGCGCCTGACCGGTGCCGCCGCGTAG
- a CDS encoding ribulose-bisphosphate carboxylase, with translation MDQSARYVDLGMNEDELMREGNHLLAAYRLKPKPGYGFTATAAHVAAESSTGTNVEVKTTDDFTKKIDAKVYFIDENYFGEDGGLIKIAYPYDLFDHNITDGRLIVANVMTLIIGNNQGMGDIIGLRMLDFWVPPRMLALFDGPSTTIHDIWRAMGRDHENGGAIVGTIIKPKLGLRPQPFADACYEFWLGGDFIKNDEPQGNQPFCPLKKVIPLVADAMKRAQDETGEPKIFSANITADDPFEMIARGEYILETFGEDANRVLFLVDGFVAGVTAVSLARRYFPNTYLHYHRAGHGAVTSSVNPRGYPPLVHCKLARLAGASGIHTGTMGFGKMEGSPDERIVEYMIRNEEADGPFFRQKWYGMKPTAAHISGGMNAIRIPAFCDNLGHDSFCLTAGGGAFGHLDGGTAGAISLRQAFEAWRQGVDLVEYAKEHRELARAFESFPHDADQYYPGWRQRLGIAA, from the coding sequence ATCGATCAGAGCGCACGCTACGTCGACCTCGGCATGAACGAGGACGAGCTGATGCGGGAGGGCAACCACCTGCTCGCCGCCTATCGGCTCAAGCCCAAGCCCGGCTACGGCTTCACCGCCACCGCGGCCCACGTCGCGGCCGAGTCCTCCACGGGCACCAACGTCGAGGTCAAGACCACCGACGACTTCACCAAGAAGATCGACGCCAAGGTCTACTTCATCGACGAGAACTACTTCGGCGAGGACGGCGGCCTGATCAAGATCGCCTATCCCTACGACCTCTTCGACCACAACATCACCGACGGCCGGCTGATAGTGGCCAACGTCATGACCCTGATCATCGGCAACAACCAGGGCATGGGCGACATCATCGGCCTGCGCATGCTCGACTTCTGGGTGCCGCCGCGGATGCTGGCGCTGTTCGACGGGCCCTCCACCACCATCCACGACATCTGGCGCGCCATGGGCCGCGACCACGAGAACGGCGGCGCCATCGTCGGCACCATCATCAAGCCCAAGCTCGGCCTGCGGCCCCAGCCCTTCGCCGACGCCTGCTACGAGTTCTGGCTGGGCGGCGACTTCATCAAGAACGACGAGCCGCAGGGCAACCAGCCCTTCTGCCCGCTCAAGAAGGTCATCCCGCTGGTGGCCGACGCCATGAAGCGGGCCCAGGACGAGACCGGCGAGCCGAAGATCTTCTCCGCCAACATCACCGCCGACGACCCCTTCGAGATGATCGCCCGCGGCGAGTACATCCTCGAGACCTTCGGCGAGGACGCCAACCGGGTCCTGTTCCTGGTGGACGGCTTCGTCGCCGGCGTCACCGCCGTCTCCCTGGCGCGGCGCTACTTCCCCAACACCTATCTGCACTACCACCGCGCGGGCCACGGCGCCGTCACCTCCAGCGTCAACCCGCGCGGCTACCCGCCGCTGGTGCACTGCAAGCTGGCGCGGCTCGCCGGCGCCTCCGGCATCCATACCGGCACCATGGGCTTCGGCAAGATGGAGGGCAGCCCGGACGAGCGCATCGTCGAGTACATGATCCGCAACGAGGAGGCGGACGGGCCGTTCTTCCGGCAGAAGTGGTACGGGATGAAGCCCACCGCGGCGCACATCTCCGGCGGCATGAACGCGATCCGCATCCCGGCCTTCTGCGACAACCTCGGCCACGACAGCTTCTGCCTCACCGCCGGCGGCGGCGCCTTCGGCCACCTCGACGGCGGCACCGCAGGGGCCATCTCGCTGCGGCAGGCCTTCGAAGCCTGGCGCCAGGGCGTCGACCTCGTGGAGTACGCCAAGGAGCACCGCGAGCTGGCGCGGGCCTTCGAGAGCTTCCCCCACGACGCCGACCAGTACTACCCCGGCTGGCGGCAGCGCCTCGGCATCGCCGCCTGA
- a CDS encoding LysR family transcriptional regulator, translating to MHFTLRQLEVFEAVARLGSYTKAARELHLSQPAVSMQVAQLEEQAGIALLEQVGRQARLTEAGRELYARVRAVQRELAEAEEVLAAHRGLRGGRLRLAVATTAGAFATRVLAAFARRHPGVRLALEIINRAELLARLEAHEADLAIMGQPPAGAPLRARPFLDNPLVVIASPEHPLAGQRRIPLARLAEERFVLREEGSGTRGALERLFAGHGLVLRAELEMSTNEAIKQSVAAGLGLAVVSLHTLELELAAGRVRILDVEGFPLMRRWYLVQRRGRRLGPAAAAFAAFLPEVAAEMVRLPDGVAPTGREAV from the coding sequence ATGCATTTCACGCTCCGGCAGCTGGAAGTCTTCGAGGCGGTGGCGCGCCTTGGCAGCTACACCAAGGCGGCGCGGGAGCTGCACCTTTCGCAGCCGGCGGTCTCCATGCAGGTGGCGCAGCTCGAGGAGCAGGCCGGCATCGCCCTGCTCGAGCAGGTGGGGCGGCAGGCCCGCCTGACCGAGGCCGGGCGCGAGCTCTACGCGCGGGTGCGGGCGGTGCAGCGCGAGCTGGCCGAGGCCGAGGAGGTCCTGGCGGCGCACCGCGGGCTGCGCGGCGGGCGGCTGCGTCTGGCGGTGGCGACCACCGCAGGGGCCTTCGCCACGCGCGTGCTGGCGGCCTTCGCCCGCCGTCACCCCGGGGTGCGCCTGGCGCTGGAGATCATCAACCGGGCCGAGCTGCTGGCACGGCTCGAGGCGCACGAGGCGGACCTGGCCATCATGGGGCAGCCCCCGGCGGGGGCGCCGCTGCGGGCGCGTCCGTTCCTCGACAATCCGCTGGTGGTGATCGCCTCGCCCGAGCACCCGCTGGCCGGGCAGCGGCGCATCCCCCTCGCGCGCCTTGCCGAGGAGCGCTTCGTCCTGCGCGAGGAGGGCTCCGGCACGCGCGGGGCGCTGGAGCGGCTCTTCGCCGGGCACGGTCTCGTCCTGCGCGCCGAGCTCGAGATGTCCACCAACGAGGCCATCAAGCAGTCGGTGGCGGCGGGGCTCGGGCTCGCGGTGGTCTCGCTCCACACCCTGGAGCTGGAGCTCGCCGCGGGGCGGGTGCGCATCCTCGACGTGGAGGGCTTTCCCCTCATGCGCCGCTGGTATCTGGTGCAGCGCCGGGGGCGGCGGCTGGGGCCTGCGGCGGCGGCCTTCGCCGCCTTCCTGCCCGAGGTGGCGGCGGAGATGGTGCGGCTTCCGGACGGCGTGGCGCCGACGGGGCGGGAGGCGGTGTGA
- a CDS encoding c-type cytochrome yields MTIRSLLAALALAGAWTAAAATELRSDFARVMRGARVFQQHCAACHGRTAQGSPDWRRRGPDGRFPPPPLDGSGHAWHHPTAVLREVIREGTVKDGGGMPAWKGRLDEGQIDDVIAWIQSRWPEPVYRRWQEIERRSGRR; encoded by the coding sequence GTGACGATCCGGTCTCTGCTTGCGGCGCTCGCCCTGGCGGGGGCGTGGACGGCGGCTGCTGCCACCGAGCTGCGCAGCGACTTCGCGCGCGTCATGCGCGGTGCGCGCGTCTTCCAGCAGCACTGCGCCGCCTGCCACGGGCGCACCGCCCAGGGGTCGCCAGACTGGCGCCGCCGCGGGCCCGACGGGCGCTTCCCGCCGCCGCCGCTCGACGGCAGCGGCCACGCCTGGCACCACCCCACGGCGGTGCTGCGCGAGGTGATCCGCGAGGGCACCGTAAAGGACGGCGGCGGCATGCCGGCCTGGAAGGGGCGGCTGGACGAGGGGCAGATCGACGACGTCATCGCGTGGATCCAGTCACGCTGGCCGGAGCCGGTCTATCGCCGCTGGCAGGAGATCGAGCGGCGCAGCGGCCGCCGCTGA
- a CDS encoding DUF302 domain-containing protein: MDMASYGFSVTVKGDVEAVRERVIEALKAEGFGVLTEIDVQRTLKEKLGEDMRPYRILGACNPPLAHRALTAEPGVGLLLPCNVVVREVADGEVEVAFMDPESVLGVVGNPALAPLGAEVKTRLERVRDAVAG; encoded by the coding sequence CTGGATATGGCGAGCTACGGTTTCAGCGTGACGGTGAAGGGTGACGTGGAGGCGGTGCGCGAGCGCGTGATCGAGGCGCTCAAGGCCGAGGGCTTCGGGGTGCTCACCGAGATCGACGTCCAGAGGACGCTCAAGGAGAAGCTGGGGGAGGACATGCGCCCCTACCGCATCCTCGGTGCCTGCAACCCGCCGCTGGCCCATCGGGCGCTCACCGCCGAGCCGGGCGTGGGCCTCCTCCTGCCGTGCAACGTGGTGGTGCGCGAGGTGGCCGACGGCGAGGTGGAGGTGGCCTTCATGGACCCCGAGTCCGTCCTCGGCGTGGTGGGCAACCCGGCGCTGGCGCCGCTGGGTGCTGAGGTCAAGACGCGTCTCGAGCGCGTGCGCGACGCCGTCGCCGGCTGA
- a CDS encoding c-type cytochrome, with product MRADAGHGPGAMQHEHGGGHRHDRWLEPPPPYRGRRSDRWAEPDAIARGARIYKARCEVCHGRDGRGTGPLADRLPHRPADLTQNFHHIPHGGDDYLFWRVSEGGTAEPFRSQGSRMPAFKGVLSEGEIWDVLAYVHAYFHLGLHQWQEEAEVERAGRGTR from the coding sequence ATGCGGGCCGATGCGGGCCACGGCCCGGGGGCGATGCAGCACGAGCATGGGGGCGGCCACCGCCACGACCGATGGCTCGAGCCGCCGCCCCCCTACCGGGGCCGGCGCAGCGACCGCTGGGCCGAGCCCGATGCGATCGCGCGCGGGGCGCGGATCTACAAGGCCCGCTGCGAGGTCTGCCACGGGCGGGACGGCCGTGGCACCGGCCCGCTGGCGGACAGGCTGCCGCACCGGCCGGCGGATCTGACCCAGAACTTCCATCACATCCCCCACGGCGGCGACGACTATCTCTTCTGGCGCGTGAGCGAGGGCGGCACCGCCGAGCCCTTCCGCAGCCAGGGCTCCCGGATGCCGGCCTTCAAGGGGGTGCTGTCCGAGGGGGAGATCTGGGACGTGCTCGCCTACGTCCATGCCTACTTCCACCTCGGGCTCCACCAGTGGCAGGAGGAGGCCGAGGTGGAGCGGGCCGGGAGAGGGACGCGATGA
- a CDS encoding c-type cytochrome, which translates to MSRTTRTWRAVLVLAGLVVLAGCGRQADDRPLLPPRGFVADPAKGEVAYRKYCAACHGEDLRGTASGPPFLSDIYRPGHHGDIAFYKAARDGVRAHHWRFGDMPPVKGVTAEEVGHIVAYVRRRQREAGIR; encoded by the coding sequence ATGAGCAGGACGACGAGAACGTGGCGTGCGGTGCTGGTCCTGGCCGGCCTCGTGGTGCTGGCGGGCTGCGGCCGGCAGGCGGACGACCGCCCGCTGCTGCCGCCCCGGGGGTTCGTGGCCGACCCCGCGAAGGGTGAGGTCGCCTACCGCAAGTACTGCGCCGCCTGCCACGGCGAGGACCTGCGCGGCACCGCCAGCGGGCCGCCGTTTCTCAGCGACATCTACCGTCCCGGCCATCACGGGGACATCGCCTTCTACAAGGCCGCGCGCGACGGGGTCCGCGCCCACCACTGGCGCTTCGGCGACATGCCGCCGGTCAAGGGCGTCACCGCCGAGGAGGTGGGCCACATCGTCGCCTACGTCCGCCGCCGCCAGCGCGAGGCCGGGATCCGCTGA
- the ccmA gene encoding cytochrome c biogenesis heme-transporting ATPase CcmA, which produces MLEAEGLVFVREDRVLFEDLGFALHAGEALQVEGPNGSGKTTLLRVLCGLALPEEGEVRWRGTDIRRARSEYLAELAYIGHQHGVKGELTPRENLAVACALGGRRDGVEADEALARMGLSGYEDVPCRTLSAGQRRRVALARLLLTPARLWILDEPFTALDRGGRRDIERLISQHLAQGGLAVFTTHHAVALDGAEARVVHLGA; this is translated from the coding sequence CTGCTCGAGGCGGAGGGGCTGGTGTTCGTGCGCGAGGACCGGGTCCTCTTCGAGGACCTGGGCTTCGCTCTGCATGCCGGCGAGGCCCTGCAGGTGGAGGGGCCCAACGGCTCGGGCAAGACGACGCTGCTGCGCGTCCTGTGCGGCCTCGCGCTTCCCGAGGAGGGCGAGGTGCGCTGGCGGGGAACCGACATCCGCCGCGCGCGGTCGGAGTATCTGGCCGAGCTCGCCTACATCGGCCATCAGCACGGGGTCAAGGGGGAGCTCACGCCGCGGGAGAATCTCGCCGTGGCCTGCGCCCTGGGCGGGCGGCGCGACGGCGTCGAGGCGGACGAGGCGCTGGCCCGGATGGGGCTTTCCGGCTACGAGGACGTGCCCTGCCGCACCCTCTCGGCGGGGCAGCGCAGGCGGGTGGCGCTGGCGCGGCTGCTGCTGACGCCGGCGCGGCTGTGGATCCTGGACGAGCCGTTCACGGCCCTCGACCGGGGCGGGCGGCGCGACATCGAGCGGCTGATCTCGCAGCACCTGGCGCAGGGCGGGCTGGCGGTCTTCACGACCCACCACGCGGTGGCGCTGGACGGCGCCGAGGCGCGGGTGGTGCACCTGGGGGCATGA
- the ccmB gene encoding heme exporter protein CcmB, which produces MSEQIDTGRAFLAMLRRDLTLAYRHRGELANPLLFFVIVVTLFPLGVSPEAGLLARIGAGVIWVAALLAAMLSLDSIFRSDFDDGALEQMLLSPHPLSMLVLAKVAAHWLVTGVPLLVMAPLLGVLMRLPGEALGALVATLALGTPVLSLIGAIGVALTVGLRRGGVLVSLLVLPLYIPVLIFAASAVEAAAAGVPVTGQLYFLGALLALALSLAPFAAAAALRVSLS; this is translated from the coding sequence ATGAGCGAGCAGATCGACACCGGGCGTGCCTTCCTGGCGATGCTGCGCCGGGACCTGACGCTGGCCTACCGGCACCGGGGCGAGCTGGCGAACCCGCTGCTGTTCTTCGTCATCGTGGTGACGCTCTTCCCCCTCGGCGTCAGCCCGGAGGCGGGCCTGCTCGCGCGCATCGGCGCCGGGGTCATCTGGGTCGCGGCGCTGCTCGCGGCGATGCTCTCGCTGGACAGCATCTTCCGCTCGGACTTCGACGACGGCGCCCTCGAGCAGATGCTGCTGAGCCCCCACCCGCTCTCGATGCTGGTGCTGGCCAAGGTGGCGGCGCACTGGCTGGTGACCGGCGTGCCGCTGCTGGTGATGGCGCCGCTGCTCGGGGTGCTGATGCGGCTTCCGGGCGAGGCCTTGGGGGCGCTGGTGGCGACCCTGGCCCTGGGCACGCCGGTGCTGAGCCTGATCGGGGCCATCGGCGTCGCCCTCACGGTGGGGCTGCGCCGGGGCGGGGTGCTGGTCTCGCTGCTGGTGCTGCCGCTCTACATTCCGGTGCTGATCTTCGCGGCGAGCGCCGTCGAGGCGGCGGCCGCCGGGGTGCCGGTGACCGGGCAGCTCTACTTCCTCGGGGCGCTGCTGGCGCTGGCGCTGAGCCTCGCCCCGTTCGCCGCCGCGGCGGCGCTTCGCGTCAGCCTGAGCTAG
- a CDS encoding heme ABC transporter permease — MFEPLHRLASPPHFYRWSGRLAPWLGAASGVLMLIGLYGGLVLAPPDYQQGDSYRIIFIHVPAAWMSLFVYMVMAVSAGIGIVWRVKLAEVFAVSSAPLGASFTFLALATGALWGKPMWGAWWVWDARLTSELILLFLYLGYMALYAAIEDRRIAARAAGILALVGVVNIPIIHYSVEWWNTLHQGPTVTKLDTPSIHPSMLWPLLVMALAFKLFYAAAVLLRARTEVLERERNAGWVSEMLGGTR, encoded by the coding sequence ATGTTCGAGCCGCTTCACCGTCTCGCCTCCCCGCCGCACTTCTACCGCTGGTCGGGGCGCCTGGCGCCCTGGCTCGGCGCGGCGAGCGGCGTCCTCATGCTGATCGGCCTCTACGGCGGCCTGGTGTTGGCGCCGCCCGACTATCAGCAGGGCGACAGCTACCGCATCATCTTCATCCACGTGCCGGCGGCCTGGATGTCGCTGTTCGTCTACATGGTGATGGCGGTCTCGGCCGGCATCGGCATCGTCTGGCGGGTCAAGCTCGCCGAGGTGTTCGCCGTCTCCAGCGCACCGCTGGGGGCGTCGTTCACCTTCCTCGCGCTGGCCACCGGCGCCCTCTGGGGCAAGCCCATGTGGGGTGCGTGGTGGGTGTGGGACGCGCGCCTGACCTCGGAGCTCATCCTGCTCTTTCTCTACCTCGGCTACATGGCGCTCTACGCCGCCATCGAGGACCGGCGCATCGCCGCGCGCGCGGCCGGGATCCTGGCCCTGGTGGGCGTGGTCAATATTCCCATCATCCACTACTCGGTGGAGTGGTGGAACACGCTCCACCAGGGCCCGACCGTGACCAAGCTCGACACCCCCTCGATCCACCCCAGCATGCTCTGGCCGCTGCTGGTGATGGCGCTCGCCTTCAAGCTCTTCTACGCCGCGGCGGTGCTGCTGCGCGCGCGCACCGAGGTCCTCGAGCGGGAGCGCAACGCGGGCTGGGTGAGCGAGATGCTGGGGGGGACCCGATGA
- the ccmD gene encoding heme exporter protein CcmD: protein MSLAEFFHMGGYAFYVWTSYALAALVLAANVVSILRRERRVREQLARRARRRRS from the coding sequence ATGAGCCTTGCGGAGTTCTTCCACATGGGAGGCTACGCGTTCTACGTGTGGACCTCCTACGCCCTGGCCGCGCTGGTGCTGGCGGCCAACGTCGTTTCCATCCTGCGGCGGGAGCGCCGCGTGCGCGAGCAGCTCGCCCGGCGGGCGAGGCGGAGGCGTTCATGA
- the ccmE gene encoding cytochrome c maturation protein CcmE codes for MRPRQRRLFLVGFIVFGVGVAVALALSAFRENLTFFYSPSQVLAGEAPADHLIRVGGVVADGSVRREADGLTVRFEVTDTVRSLPVHYRGILPDLFREGQGIVVQGRIGPDGVFRAETVLAKHDENYMPPEAEEAVRMAREGGATRVAE; via the coding sequence ATGAGACCGAGACAGAGGCGGCTCTTCCTGGTGGGGTTCATCGTCTTCGGGGTCGGCGTGGCGGTGGCGCTGGCGCTTTCGGCCTTCCGCGAGAACCTGACCTTCTTTTACAGCCCCAGCCAGGTGCTCGCGGGGGAGGCCCCGGCGGATCACCTCATCCGCGTCGGCGGGGTCGTCGCCGACGGCTCGGTGCGGCGCGAGGCCGACGGGCTGACCGTGCGCTTCGAGGTCACCGACACCGTGCGCTCGCTCCCGGTCCACTACCGGGGCATCCTGCCCGACCTCTTCCGCGAGGGGCAGGGCATCGTCGTGCAGGGGCGCATCGGCCCCGACGGCGTCTTCCGCGCCGAGACCGTGCTCGCCAAGCACGACGAGAACTACATGCCGCCCGAGGCCGAGGAGGCCGTGCGCATGGCGCGCGAGGGCGGCGCCACCCGGGTCGCCGAGTAG